One stretch of Paenibacillus sp. AN1007 DNA includes these proteins:
- a CDS encoding MarR family transcriptional regulator, whose amino-acid sequence MLNTEDNRELSLQLFVVLIRAYNSVTSRSNRDIQSHGLNSTEFGVLDLLYHKGPQALQKIGEKVLMSSGNITYVVDKLQNKNLLFRRPSKEDRRVIYAELTEEGKQLFTQIFPQHHQVIIDILEGLEPSEKVDAIRLLKKLGLAAEGKTDLRS is encoded by the coding sequence ATGCTGAACACGGAGGATAACCGGGAACTGTCACTGCAGTTGTTCGTCGTTCTAATTCGAGCTTACAATTCGGTGACATCACGTTCCAATCGGGACATCCAGAGCCATGGACTCAATTCCACGGAATTTGGTGTACTTGACCTGCTGTACCATAAAGGACCGCAAGCGCTGCAAAAGATCGGTGAAAAAGTGCTGATGTCCAGTGGCAATATTACGTATGTGGTCGACAAGTTACAAAACAAGAATCTACTGTTTCGCCGCCCCTCCAAGGAGGACCGCAGGGTGATTTATGCCGAATTAACGGAGGAAGGTAAACAGTTATTCACGCAAATATTTCCACAGCATCATCAAGTCATTATTGATATTCTGGAAGGACTTGAGCCTTCCGAGAAAGTGGATGCGATACGCCTGCTGAAGAAATTGGGGCTTGCTGCAGAAGGCAAAACGGACCTGCGTTCCTAA
- the rpiA gene encoding ribose-5-phosphate isomerase RpiA, with translation MNLKQIAAEHAASYVEDGMKVGLGTGSTAYYAICRIGERVREGLNIQAVATSEASDKLAREWGIPIIPFDQIGRLDLTIDGADEVDPDFNLIKGGGGALLREKIVAANSDKLIIVADGSKAVHKLGRFPLPVEVVPFASEWTFQALETMGCQPQWRMDGQERYLTDNGNLIADCHLEAIDHAEELNVQLNMLPGVVDNGLFVNMANIVVIAKEDGSIDELHRP, from the coding sequence ATGAATCTGAAACAGATAGCGGCAGAACATGCGGCATCGTACGTTGAAGATGGAATGAAAGTTGGATTAGGCACAGGCTCTACCGCGTATTATGCGATATGCCGGATCGGGGAACGGGTTCGCGAGGGGCTGAACATTCAGGCCGTAGCCACTTCGGAGGCTTCGGACAAGCTCGCACGGGAATGGGGAATCCCGATCATTCCATTTGACCAGATCGGACGTCTCGATCTGACCATCGACGGAGCGGATGAGGTAGATCCTGATTTTAACCTGATCAAAGGCGGCGGCGGGGCTCTTTTGCGTGAAAAAATAGTAGCAGCGAACAGCGATAAACTGATTATTGTCGCTGACGGAAGCAAGGCTGTACATAAGCTGGGCAGGTTTCCGCTGCCGGTTGAGGTTGTACCTTTTGCATCCGAATGGACTTTTCAGGCACTTGAAACCATGGGATGCCAGCCGCAGTGGAGAATGGACGGGCAGGAACGCTATCTTACGGATAACGGAAATCTGATTGCAGACTGTCATCTGGAAGCGATCGATCATGCAGAAGAACTCAATGTGCAGCTGAACATGCTGCCAGGTGTTGTCGACAATGGACTGTTTGTGAACATGGCCAACATTGTGGTCATCGCCAAAGAAGACGGCAGTATTGACGAGCTTCACCGTCCGTAA
- a CDS encoding HAMP domain-containing methyl-accepting chemotaxis protein, whose translation MSFFSKNLLLSFTNIIIIGVALIASSYYFQRTILVDQLHGQVAQITKKWAQDINPAEVQTAITERSYDGTAQTKLRAYFDEMQKYYPNIAQAYIFGVELGGDNKRLTSLVAMPTNLREAFQSDKVNIGDMYEQPVVVANALKEMLSTDRPTFTTFYSDDFGTWTTIAYPIKDSNGKIFAYFAVDADASAVPAGLNSLLVNGIIILVAFLLLFLIIQYLVVKNTLSPIRHLIKGIDEVSRGNLDVTIPTGKDDLGLVNEKFNVMVRRINDTIVKVQMTSQEVNQSAKELYEVSERNSDNADTINNNVTQITSNIRSQEQATRDSARAMSEMATVIQTIASSSASVADEAYEMERRSQQGNSVVRQVSQQMNLITESVKNTAAAIEVLESRSQEIGDILNIISGISSQTNLLALNASIEAARVGEEGRGFAVVAGEVRKLAEQSEQATSQVGVLIQEIQTGIKQAVRAMEQGTSEVDTGLSAADQTGQLFDEILEAAKKVSHQIQEVSSATQEISAGTEEMTATADDLSASVSKTADSSEQISVSVDEQKASLITLVDSSTRLNDMSEELQELIAHFNVSKQQ comes from the coding sequence ATGTCGTTTTTCTCCAAAAACCTGCTGCTATCATTCACGAACATTATCATTATCGGCGTGGCTTTGATCGCAAGCAGTTACTACTTCCAAAGAACGATTCTGGTCGATCAGCTGCATGGACAGGTCGCACAGATTACGAAAAAATGGGCCCAGGATATTAACCCGGCAGAGGTACAAACCGCAATTACTGAACGCAGCTATGATGGTACAGCACAGACAAAGCTCAGAGCTTATTTTGACGAAATGCAAAAATATTATCCTAACATTGCACAAGCCTATATCTTTGGTGTGGAGCTTGGCGGAGACAACAAACGGTTAACTTCCCTTGTTGCGATGCCAACGAACCTGAGAGAGGCTTTTCAGAGTGATAAAGTAAATATTGGCGATATGTACGAACAACCGGTCGTTGTAGCTAATGCTCTGAAAGAAATGCTGAGTACAGATCGTCCGACGTTCACAACCTTCTACTCGGATGACTTCGGAACCTGGACAACCATCGCTTACCCGATTAAAGACAGCAACGGCAAAATTTTTGCTTATTTCGCGGTTGATGCAGATGCAAGTGCCGTTCCAGCCGGCCTGAATTCGTTGTTAGTCAATGGCATTATTATTCTCGTAGCCTTTCTGCTTCTGTTCCTGATTATTCAATACCTTGTCGTTAAAAATACCCTCTCACCTATCCGTCACCTGATCAAAGGGATTGATGAAGTCAGCAGAGGTAATTTGGATGTCACCATTCCGACGGGAAAAGACGATCTGGGACTTGTTAACGAGAAATTCAACGTCATGGTACGTAGAATCAACGATACAATCGTAAAAGTGCAAATGACTTCCCAGGAAGTGAATCAATCTGCGAAGGAACTCTACGAAGTGTCAGAACGCAACAGCGACAATGCAGATACGATTAACAATAACGTAACGCAGATCACTTCTAACATTCGTTCACAGGAACAGGCTACACGTGACAGTGCACGTGCCATGTCCGAGATGGCCACGGTGATTCAGACCATCGCAAGCAGCTCCGCAAGTGTTGCAGATGAAGCCTATGAGATGGAACGGCGTTCACAGCAAGGTAACAGTGTGGTTCGCCAGGTATCTCAACAAATGAATCTAATTACAGAATCCGTAAAAAACACAGCAGCTGCCATTGAAGTGCTGGAGAGCCGTTCGCAAGAAATTGGCGATATCCTGAATATTATCTCAGGCATATCCAGTCAAACCAATTTGCTTGCCCTGAATGCATCTATTGAAGCAGCGCGTGTAGGTGAAGAAGGAAGAGGGTTCGCCGTCGTTGCTGGAGAAGTACGTAAGCTCGCGGAACAGTCGGAACAGGCCACCAGCCAAGTCGGTGTATTGATTCAGGAAATTCAGACGGGCATTAAACAAGCAGTCCGGGCGATGGAGCAGGGCACTTCTGAGGTCGATACAGGTCTCTCCGCAGCAGATCAAACCGGGCAGTTATTCGATGAAATTCTGGAAGCGGCGAAAAAGGTTTCGCATCAAATTCAGGAAGTGTCCAGTGCAACCCAGGAAATTTCTGCAGGCACAGAAGAAATGACAGCTACAGCAGATGACTTGTCCGCAAGTGTAAGCAAGACAGCAGACAGCAGTGAACAGATCTCCGTATCGGTGGACGAACAGAAAGCATCCCTGATTACGCTCGTGGACTCCTCCACTAGGCTCAATGATATGTCTGAAGAACTGCAGGAACTGATTGCCCATTTCAATGTAAGCAAGCAGCAATAA
- a CDS encoding cobalamin-dependent protein (Presence of a B(12) (cobalamin)-binding domain implies dependence on cobalamin itself, in one of its several forms, or in some unusual lineages, dependence on a cobalamin-like analog.) codes for MSHREAGERLLQDAGILAEKITEMQYRLQPDLMERFGTIGKIRTKQDSQYSLSYLAESVLVKSPSLFTHYISWLKVLLAGYRVSAEDLETNLLLIKEALEKEYEHPHREFLLEYLEMGIDVTRHAQSQASFIHTSMPYGLEAQVYLQHLLENKRTEAFEMIQAELDDGASIRDVYRYIFQPVQYEIGRLWQQGQISVGQEHFCTAATQSFISRLYSRWLIQPNQGKRLVAACVGSEQHEIGLRMLTDIFEMEGWDTYYLGANVPNGSIVEAIERHESDVVAISVTMTYHLHLAKDLIERIRNHPETAHVKVMVGGYPFNIDPELWRTVGADGYAPGAEEAVAVAERLLIHPVSLDNVSTASE; via the coding sequence ATGAGCCATCGGGAGGCCGGAGAACGTCTACTTCAAGATGCAGGGATCTTGGCTGAGAAAATAACCGAAATGCAGTATCGGCTGCAGCCCGACTTAATGGAGCGTTTCGGTACGATCGGAAAAATTAGAACCAAGCAGGACTCACAGTACAGCCTCAGCTATCTGGCAGAAAGTGTACTCGTCAAAAGTCCAAGTTTGTTCACTCATTATATATCGTGGTTAAAAGTGCTGCTTGCAGGATATCGGGTATCGGCGGAAGATTTGGAAACGAATCTTCTGCTGATCAAAGAGGCACTAGAAAAAGAGTACGAGCATCCTCACCGTGAATTCCTTTTGGAATATTTGGAGATGGGCATTGATGTAACGAGGCATGCACAGTCCCAGGCCAGTTTTATCCATACCTCCATGCCCTATGGATTGGAGGCACAGGTTTATTTGCAGCATCTGCTTGAAAATAAACGAACGGAAGCTTTCGAAATGATCCAAGCGGAACTGGATGATGGAGCATCTATTCGTGATGTGTACCGGTACATTTTTCAACCCGTCCAATATGAAATTGGCCGGTTGTGGCAGCAGGGGCAGATTAGTGTGGGACAAGAACATTTTTGCACAGCGGCAACGCAATCGTTTATTTCCAGGCTGTATTCCAGATGGCTGATTCAGCCGAATCAGGGTAAAAGACTGGTCGCTGCCTGTGTCGGAAGTGAACAGCATGAGATTGGACTGCGTATGCTTACGGATATATTCGAGATGGAGGGTTGGGATACGTATTATCTCGGTGCCAACGTTCCGAATGGAAGCATCGTGGAGGCAATTGAACGGCATGAGAGTGATGTGGTGGCGATTTCAGTGACAATGACTTATCATCTTCATTTGGCTAAAGATCTGATCGAACGCATTCGTAATCATCCAGAAACGGCCCACGTCAAAGTGATGGTTGGTGGTTATCCGTTTAACATAGACCCAGAATTATGGAGGACAGTCGGCGCTGATGGCTATGCTCCGGGAGCGGAAGAGGCTGTTGCAGTTGCAGAGCGTCTGCTTATTCATCCGGTGTCGCTTGACAATGTAAGTACGGCAAGTGAATAG
- a CDS encoding GNAT family protein has protein sequence MKELPLRDEELVLRSVEHEDLSELYELIYSDEDPEWKKWDAPYYPLERERYEHFEQQTLGRMETDQKAARPCSIRVIEADGEIVGMISYYIEDPLSMWLEMGIVIYKPSRWGKGIGTRSLQLWSSHLFRKMPIVRVGLTTWSGNERMMRAAAKAGLQIEGRLRKCRIVEGVYYDSIRMGMLREEWEQQPSNEADGNVYN, from the coding sequence ATGAAAGAACTGCCGCTAAGAGATGAGGAACTCGTTCTACGCTCGGTGGAGCATGAAGACCTGTCCGAACTCTATGAACTGATCTATAGCGATGAAGATCCTGAATGGAAAAAATGGGATGCGCCTTATTATCCACTTGAACGTGAACGTTACGAGCATTTCGAGCAGCAGACGCTTGGGCGCATGGAAACGGATCAAAAAGCTGCGCGCCCCTGTTCCATCCGGGTCATTGAAGCAGACGGAGAAATCGTGGGAATGATAAGTTATTATATTGAAGATCCGTTATCCATGTGGCTTGAGATGGGTATTGTAATCTATAAACCATCCCGATGGGGGAAGGGAATTGGCACAAGGTCGCTTCAGTTGTGGTCGAGCCATTTATTTAGAAAAATGCCTATTGTGAGGGTTGGATTGACGACCTGGTCTGGCAATGAACGAATGATGCGGGCTGCTGCCAAAGCTGGACTGCAGATCGAGGGAAGGCTGCGGAAGTGCAGGATCGTTGAAGGCGTATATTATGATTCAATTCGGATGGGGATGCTCCGTGAAGAGTGGGAGCAGCAGCCGTCTAATGAAGCGGACGGAAATGTATACAACTGA